The DNA sequence AGAGACTGTAGCAGCTGCATTAGGTGAATATTGGTTTGGGGGAGCCCAAGATATCAATAATTTATTTGTAATAAATTCTATGAAGATAGGAATAGGTGGAGGAGCTTTAATAGATGGAAAGATATATCATGGATTTAGAGATGGTGCAGGCGAGATAGGACATATGATGATAGATATAGACGGACCAAAATGTACCTGTGGTAATTATGGCTGTTTAGAGGCCATGGCATCAGGATTGTATATGAAAAATTCAGCAATATACGAAATAAAAGGAGGTACTGACACTATTTTAACTGAAATAGTGCAGGATATAGAAAAATTGACTGTAGATCAGATTATAGCAGCGTCAAATAAGGGGGATAAACTCAGCAAACAAATAGTCCATAAAACAGCTAGAAATTTAGGATTGGGAATATATAATATAATAAATTTATACAGCCCTGAAATGATAGTAATAGGTGGGGATCTTGCATTGGAATGTCCGGAATATCTTGAAAAAGCAGTTTCTTTTGCAAGGAAAAAGATATACCTGCAACATAGCAAGGATATAAGAATAGTACCTACTTCCTTTGGAAGTGACATGGGTGTTATAGGGGCTGTCAGTGTAGTTTTTCAAGATTTTTTCAAAAATATAAATTAATTTTAAAAAAAAGCAGGACTTCTATAAAGAATGTAGAATATATTATATAGCAGACTTAATTAAAGCAATGTATTAAGTGGGGGAGGGTAGAATTTATTTCCTTTTATAGGAGGAATTATTTATGTTAACTAGAGATCAGTACCAAAAGATCAGACAAAAAACTATCGAATATTTTGATAAGGCAAATATAGTTATAACAGATGAGGAAAAAGATAAAATAGAGGTAGCAGACTTTGATTTAAATCGTCAGCATGAAATAGGCTTGCAGTTATTGGTCTATATTAATACCGATAGAGTATGTGCTAAAGAGATGGTTTTATTTCCCGGGCAAATATGCCCAGAGCACAAACACCCTACTGTAGATGGAGTGCCTGGCAAAGAAGAGACCTTTAGATGCAGATGGGGTAAGGTATATCTATATCTGCCGGGGGAAAAGATGGGTGACATAAAAGCAAAGATACCGGAAGGTTATAGTCAATATCTTACATGTTTTAAAGAAATCGAGCTTAATCCGGGAGAACAGTGTACAATTATGCCGGATACATTTCATTGGTTTCAAGCAGGGCCTGAAGGTGCAATTATATCAGAATTTTCTACAAAAAGCACAGATGAAACAGATGTGTTTACCGATAAAAGGATAGACAGAATACCCAAAATAGAAGAATGAGTTTTCATTCTTCTATCTTACTGATTCTATATTTTTAATGAGTATTTCACTTTTAATTTTGAGTATTTCGCTATTTTTTTTATTTACAGCCTGTTCAAAATCTTTAATAGATAGGCTTATTTTTTGTGCGGTCCCTTGGTTTTCTTTCTTTACTTTATTTTTAGACGAATTCCATAATTCATTTATTTGCGATAAATTACTGTTTGTTTGATCCCACCTATTATTTTCTCCTAATAATAATATCTTTTGGGCATGGTATTTTATCTTTTTAAGTTCAGGAGGGGCATTGTGCTTGTAAAGTTTTAAAAAATCAGGTACATATTGATATAACTCATTTGCAGATTCAAATGTTTTTTGTCTATTTTTTAAGGAAATCATATCAGTCATTTTATTTAACTGCTGTTCAAAATTAGTTATAGCTGCTTTTGATCCTTTGTTCTTAATTGCTTGTACTTCATATGAATTCCATTCCTCATGTATTTTTTTTGATGTTCTATCTACTTCTTCCCATTTTATCTTTTTATTTGATTTATTCTCAACTGTGGATTTACCTGTATCTTTTATTATCTTTTCAAT is a window from the Clostridia bacterium genome containing:
- a CDS encoding D-lyxose/D-mannose family sugar isomerase, translating into MLTRDQYQKIRQKTIEYFDKANIVITDEEKDKIEVADFDLNRQHEIGLQLLVYINTDRVCAKEMVLFPGQICPEHKHPTVDGVPGKEETFRCRWGKVYLYLPGEKMGDIKAKIPEGYSQYLTCFKEIELNPGEQCTIMPDTFHWFQAGPEGAIISEFSTKSTDETDVFTDKRIDRIPKIEE
- a CDS encoding ROK family protein, with protein sequence MKIMNVNNEKMKQINLSTVFNAVRQNEPISRKNLAQMTGLTSSSITNIVNELLEREYLKETGLGESSGGRKPIMLQLNQNAGYVIGLELTTNYIAGIVTNLKAKKIYKLTVNIDRLSEEKIIIDQMIGLIDKLIYKTEIPKDKIIGIGIAAPGPYNHKKGILINPPNFPGLVNVPLRDIVHEHFKVPVFLEKETVAAALGEYWFGGAQDINNLFVINSMKIGIGGGALIDGKIYHGFRDGAGEIGHMMIDIDGPKCTCGNYGCLEAMASGLYMKNSAIYEIKGGTDTILTEIVQDIEKLTVDQIIAASNKGDKLSKQIVHKTARNLGLGIYNIINLYSPEMIVIGGDLALECPEYLEKAVSFARKKIYLQHSKDIRIVPTSFGSDMGVIGAVSVVFQDFFKNIN